The DNA window AATGGAACCCGCATGTTACTATTCCAGAACCCAATGATAGTAAAATCGCCTGTTTCAGACTTGTTTTTACATCCGGCTTTTATGTTTAATTTTTTTACATGCGGATTACACGTAAAATTATATCTGTTTACCAAATTACAGGTCTTATTTCCCTGCAAAGAAACAAAATATATTCAAATATCGTGTACGCAAACGGTAAATATTTTTAAAAATAAAATAAATGCTGATGCCAAATTTTGATACTTCTATTCATATTTAGAAGAAATTGCAACTAAAACATAAAGAACAATATGCAAAAATGATTTTTATAAGGTTTTTGAAAACCTTATAAAACGATGGAAAAAGTATCCCGGAAACCTCTTAGAAATTCTTCTGCCGAAAGGCATCCGTGCCCCGGTAGCTGTAAGGATTTCAGGTAGATAAAACCATCCAGTACGGCAACCTTAATATATTTTTTATTATCCGTAAAAATTTTTCCTAAGTTTTCTGATTGCGAAACAATGTGGTTTTCTTCAAAGCTTGAAAGAAAGATTTTTAAGGGGATTTTTTGGTCCGGATCCTGTCCTGTCCTGATTTCCGTCCATGCAGTAGGGTAGGGGCTAAGCCCCCGGATGAAATTGTGTATGTCTTTTCCGGGTTTATTCCAGTCTATTTTGCAATTTTCCTTAAAAATTTTCGGGGCAGGTTTTAAAGCCCCGGAGTCAGTCAGTTCAGATTGCCGGGTATGAGGGTAACTTCCATTTTCTATATCCTTCACCGTTTTAAGCAATAAACCTGCTCCTGTTTCCATCAGCTTATCGTGCAGTTCGCCGGCTGTTTGGTCAGGGCCAATGGGTACTGTTTCCTGGTAAATAATTTCTCCGGTATCTATGTCTTTGGAAATAAAGAATGTAGTTACGCCGCTTTCTTTTTCTCCGTTAATAACGGCCCAATTGATGGGGGCTGCGCCACGGTATTGCGGCAATAAGGAGGCATGCAGATTGATTGTGCCTTTGGGCGGCATGCTCCATACCACTTCGGGCAACATTCGGAAAGCGACAACAACCTGAAGATCCGCATTTAATGCTTTAAGCTGAGCCAGAAATTCGGGATTTTTCAATTTTTCAGGCTGAAGAACAGGCAAATTTCTTTCCAGGGCAAATTTTTTCACCTCCGAGGCTTGCAATTTTTTGCCTCTTCCTGCTGGTTTGTCCGGTGCAGTAACTACTGCTGCTATCTCGTAATTGTTGTCTATGAGGGTTTTAAGCGTTGCCACTGCGAATTCGGGTGTACCCATGAAAACTATTCTCATTTGCCTTGGGGTTTATAATGGGCCAGGTTCAAAAAATGTCCCATTTTATCGCGTTTCGTTTCAAGGTAAAAATGATTGTATTTGTTTGGAGCTATTTCTATAGGAACGTGTTCCGTTATTTCCAGTCCATATCCCTGTAATCCTTTCATTTTCTTAGGATTATTGGTAAGCAACCGTATTTTTCCCAGTCCAAGTTCTCTCAGAATGCTTGCTCCTACACCATAATCGCGTTCATCGGCATTAAAACCCAGCTCAATATTGGCCTGGACGGTATCCCTTCCTTCTTCCTGAAGCTTGTAAGCCTTGATTTTATTGAACAGGCCTATGCCTCTTCCTTCCTGGTTCATGTAAAGAATTACGCCTTTGCCGGTTTTCTCGATCAGGCGCATGGCTTCATGAAGCTGGTCGCCGCAATCGCAACGGAAACTTCCGAA is part of the Bacteroidota bacterium genome and encodes:
- the fmt gene encoding methionyl-tRNA formyltransferase, translated to MRIVFMGTPEFAVATLKTLIDNNYEIAAVVTAPDKPAGRGKKLQASEVKKFALERNLPVLQPEKLKNPEFLAQLKALNADLQVVVAFRMLPEVVWSMPPKGTINLHASLLPQYRGAAPINWAVINGEKESGVTTFFISKDIDTGEIIYQETVPIGPDQTAGELHDKLMETGAGLLLKTVKDIENGSYPHTRQSELTDSGALKPAPKIFKENCKIDWNKPGKDIHNFIRGLSPYPTAWTEIRTGQDPDQKIPLKIFLSSFEENHIVSQSENLGKIFTDNKKYIKVAVLDGFIYLKSLQLPGHGCLSAEEFLRGFRDTFSIVL